From the genome of Faecalibacterium prausnitzii:
GCCGGATAGGCTCTATCTGCTGGATGCTGCCCATAGGGTTCAGCGCAAGGCTGATGCGAACCGCATCATCCACCCGGCGCATCTCCTCTGGGGTCAGATGCCCCAGATACTTCAGTGCCCGGCTTTTGTCGATGGTGAAGATCTGCTCTGCCTGCACAACGGACGGCATATTCAACCCTGCGTTTTCCAACAGGCAGTGGGTCGGCTGGTTTACTTTCTTTTCCGCCTTGCTTGTCATGGTCGCAACGATCAGGGTCGGAGAGTGATAATTGCCCACGTCATTCTGAAGAATGACCACCGGGCGGTCACCGTGCTGTTCCGAGCCGGTGCTCGCCCCGAAATGGGTGAAGAAGATGTCTCCGCGTTGGAATTTCCAGTTTTGCTGCAAAATTGTACCTCCATGTTGTTATGTGCAAAGCCCGCTGCCGGATGTTCCGCAACGAGCTTCGTTCAAGGTATGGTGGTATGGTTGGGTCAGCGGTGCATGACCACATAATCATAGCCGCGCCGCATCTGGCAGACGGTGCATGTGTCCATGCTC
Proteins encoded in this window:
- a CDS encoding type II toxin-antitoxin system PemK/MazF family toxin is translated as MQQNWKFQRGDIFFTHFGASTGSEQHGDRPVVILQNDVGNYHSPTLIVATMTSKAEKKVNQPTHCLLENAGLNMPSVVQAEQIFTIDKSRALKYLGHLTPEEMRRVDDAVRISLALNPMGSIQQIEPIRRSTAVYAPPEVVDGKPPVYPYTPIRSSFENAGSIEEMMLYTELQSAVHAMIQRLEYSFTFNPSLLTSPKRKQQVTEILEEAEKYIWRIKEEMRCA